A stretch of [Clostridium] scindens DNA encodes these proteins:
- the rimM gene encoding ribosome maturation factor RimM (Essential for efficient processing of 16S rRNA), whose product MEELLQVGVITSTHGIRGEVKVFPTTDDAQRFRELKDVMLDTGKETLSLEIEGVKFFKQFVILKFKGIDNINDVERYKRCPLYVKREDAVELEEDEYFIADMIGMKVITDEGEEFGTLKDVMETGANDVYVIERSDGGEVLVPAIKECILEVDIPGRQMKIHVMAGLV is encoded by the coding sequence ATGGAAGAGTTATTACAGGTTGGCGTCATTACGTCTACGCATGGAATCCGCGGGGAGGTCAAAGTGTTTCCGACCACGGATGACGCGCAGAGATTCAGGGAACTGAAGGATGTGATGCTGGATACAGGGAAAGAGACATTGTCTTTGGAGATCGAAGGGGTGAAATTTTTTAAACAGTTTGTCATCCTGAAGTTTAAAGGCATTGATAATATAAACGATGTAGAAAGATATAAGAGATGTCCGCTTTATGTAAAGCGCGAAGACGCGGTAGAACTGGAAGAGGATGAATATTTCATTGCCGATATGATCGGCATGAAGGTCATCACGGATGAAGGGGAAGAATTTGGGACCCTTAAGGATGTAATGGAGACAGGCGCCAATGATGTCTATGTGATCGAGCGATCTGATGGCGGGGAAGTGCTGGTTCCGGCGATCAAGGAGTGTATCCTGGAGGTGGACATCCCCGGCAGGCAGATGAAGATTCATGTGATGGCAGGCCTTGTATAA
- the ylqF gene encoding ribosome biogenesis GTPase YlqF: MHFQWYPGHMTKAKRMMQENIKLIDLVIELVDARIPVSSRNPDIDELGKNKSRLILLNKADLAEDKWNDAWAEYFREKGFFVVKVNSKKGGGLKSIQGVIQEACKEKMERDRKRGILNRPVRAMVVGIPNVGKSTFINALAGKACAKTGNKPGVTKGKQWIRLNKQVELLDTPGILWPKFEDQEVGLRLAFIGSIKDEILNTEELAAELIKFLNANYPGVLEEKYGVEPSDDAYVLLAGIARSRNCLLKGSELDTEKAALLLLDDFRNGKLGRLTLEYPQEV, translated from the coding sequence ATGCATTTTCAATGGTATCCGGGTCATATGACAAAAGCAAAGCGTATGATGCAGGAGAATATAAAATTAATTGATCTGGTAATCGAGCTGGTGGACGCCAGAATTCCGGTGAGCAGCAGGAATCCGGATATTGATGAATTGGGTAAGAACAAGTCGAGGCTGATTCTTCTGAATAAGGCCGATCTGGCAGAGGATAAGTGGAATGATGCCTGGGCGGAATACTTCAGGGAGAAGGGGTTCTTCGTTGTCAAAGTGAACTCCAAAAAAGGCGGCGGATTAAAGTCCATCCAGGGCGTTATCCAGGAGGCCTGCAAAGAGAAGATGGAACGGGACCGGAAGAGAGGGATCCTCAACCGTCCGGTTAGGGCCATGGTAGTGGGAATTCCCAATGTGGGGAAATCCACCTTTATCAATGCGCTGGCGGGGAAGGCCTGCGCAAAGACCGGGAACAAGCCGGGAGTAACCAAGGGTAAGCAGTGGATCCGCCTGAATAAGCAGGTGGAACTTCTGGATACGCCGGGAATCCTCTGGCCGAAGTTTGAAGATCAGGAAGTGGGACTGAGACTGGCCTTTATCGGCTCCATCAAAGACGAGATCCTGAATACGGAAGAACTGGCAGCCGAGCTGATCAAGTTCCTGAACGCGAACTATCCGGGCGTGCTGGAAGAAAAATATGGCGTGGAACCATCAGACGACGCCTACGTCCTGCTTGCCGGCATCGCAAGAAGCAGAAACTGTCTCTTGAAGGGCAGCGAGCTGGACACGGAAAAGGCGGCACTCCTTTTGCTGGATGATTTCCGGAATGGAAAACTGGGAAGGCTTACACTGGAATATCCGCAGGAAGTGTGA
- a CDS encoding ABC transporter permease, translated as MRILLWAEFQKLRRSNIILFTIFAAILIAVIVFICGLTTFSDDQLTANTVGWYMTITQVLATIFVLPSVIALLGSYMICREEQDDTIKSLRLIPINEARLTVAKMMVTFIFSVLVYLLLFMITFSAEAVLHFSDLSFGMILNFLKMYLLDGIGVFLAVAPIIALAPYLKKELLALIGISRNILICRNVHEHVQYAENILSYYSNIWCFRLL; from the coding sequence ATGCGCATATTATTATGGGCGGAATTTCAAAAACTCCGTCGCTCCAATATAATTCTGTTCACTATTTTTGCAGCAATTTTAATAGCGGTTATTGTTTTTATATGCGGGCTGACAACTTTTTCCGACGACCAATTAACAGCAAATACCGTCGGCTGGTATATGACGATCACACAGGTACTGGCAACGATATTCGTTCTTCCTTCTGTAATCGCTCTTTTGGGAAGCTATATGATTTGCCGCGAAGAACAGGACGATACAATTAAGTCTTTGCGGCTTATTCCCATAAATGAAGCAAGATTGACCGTTGCAAAAATGATGGTTACTTTTATTTTCAGCGTTTTAGTCTATTTATTGCTCTTTATGATTACATTTTCAGCAGAGGCTGTTCTACACTTTTCCGATTTATCTTTCGGAATGATTCTTAATTTCTTGAAAATGTATCTTTTAGATGGTATCGGCGTGTTTCTGGCTGTTGCGCCTATTATTGCACTGGCGCCGTATTTAAAAAAAGAGTTACTGGCTCTCATTGGTATTAGCCGAAATATACTCATTTGCAGGAATGTTCATGAGCATGTCCAATATGCTGAAAACATTTTATCCTATTACAGCAATATTTGGTGTTTCCGGCTATTATGA
- a CDS encoding ABC transporter permease, translated as MRELLKLVKIEFYKLRRKKLIWLMLLSAFVMPFFAFLYFGYLGQTDIAPAIFYKWSAFGFTLFIILPFILGLFGTMLMHDENRYDMLKQLWIVPVSKMGYFFSKFFVVLIYSICFMLINAFASVLFSVIPNYVSFDWGSIMFLLERCIEIAVLAAFAVLPILAVSASQKGYLFPVGVTLVYVFAGFLITPVNSFLHPLSCILVIIARNWAISDLALPQAHIPLAFASICIWSILSVLLANIKLGKRK; from the coding sequence GTGAGGGAATTGCTTAAACTGGTTAAAATTGAATTTTATAAGCTGCGCCGTAAGAAACTCATTTGGCTTATGCTGCTATCTGCATTTGTTATGCCCTTCTTTGCCTTTCTGTATTTCGGTTATTTGGGCCAGACAGACATCGCCCCTGCCATCTTTTATAAATGGTCTGCTTTTGGATTTACGCTGTTCATTATCCTGCCGTTTATTTTAGGCTTATTTGGCACTATGCTCATGCACGACGAAAATAGATACGATATGCTAAAACAGCTTTGGATTGTTCCAGTAAGCAAAATGGGATATTTTTTCAGCAAGTTCTTCGTCGTGCTAATTTATTCTATCTGCTTTATGCTTATAAATGCATTTGCTTCCGTATTATTCAGCGTAATTCCTAATTATGTATCATTTGACTGGGGCAGTATAATGTTCCTATTGGAAAGGTGCATCGAAATTGCTGTACTAGCTGCATTTGCGGTCCTTCCAATCTTGGCAGTCTCTGCTTCGCAAAAAGGGTACCTTTTCCCTGTCGGCGTTACATTGGTTTATGTTTTTGCCGGATTTTTAATAACTCCGGTAAATTCCTTCTTGCACCCACTATCTTGCATTCTTGTTATTATCGCAAGAAATTGGGCAATTTCAGATCTTGCACTTCCACAGGCTCATATTCCTCTTGCATTTGCCAGCATATGCATATGGAGCATCCTATCAGTTTTACTTGCAAATATTAAATTAGGCAAGAGAAAGTGA
- a CDS encoding ABC transporter ATP-binding protein, with product MNDTVIKTIQLTKKYGNQTVVNKANLHVKQGRIYGLLGRNGAGKTTIMKMILGLTPITSGNVEVFGMNIIGKEKRIYPRIGAIIETPGFYPNLTGTENLEIFARLRGTAFPNAVKNALETVGLPYKDKKTFGKYSLGMKQRLGIANAILHDPELLILDEPTNGLDPIGIVEVREFIKKLSNEYGKTILISSHILPEISLLADDIGIIDKGVLLEESSMSELERRNRKYISLQVSDIPKTTMILERQYHVTDYSVQDEQTIWIYDVDLNMGEINKTLIMQDITVISSGIRNDTLEDYFKKITGGEGIA from the coding sequence ATGAATGATACTGTGATCAAAACAATACAGCTGACAAAAAAATATGGGAATCAGACTGTGGTAAACAAGGCAAATCTCCATGTAAAACAAGGACGGATTTACGGACTATTAGGGCGCAATGGTGCCGGTAAAACAACGATAATGAAAATGATTTTGGGATTGACCCCTATTACCTCCGGAAATGTGGAGGTGTTTGGAATGAACATTATTGGTAAGGAAAAAAGAATTTATCCCCGTATTGGCGCTATTATAGAAACTCCGGGATTTTATCCTAACCTGACAGGAACTGAAAATTTAGAGATCTTTGCCAGACTGCGGGGTACCGCTTTCCCGAATGCCGTAAAGAACGCATTGGAAACCGTTGGCCTGCCTTATAAAGATAAAAAAACATTTGGCAAGTATTCTCTTGGTATGAAGCAGCGTCTTGGTATCGCCAATGCTATTCTTCATGACCCGGAACTTTTAATTCTAGATGAACCGACTAACGGTCTTGACCCCATTGGCATTGTCGAGGTCAGAGAGTTTATTAAAAAACTAAGTAACGAATATGGAAAAACGATCCTGATATCCAGTCATATTCTTCCAGAAATATCATTACTGGCCGATGATATCGGAATCATTGACAAGGGCGTTCTCTTGGAAGAAAGTAGTATGAGCGAATTAGAAAGACGCAATCGTAAATATATTTCATTACAAGTTTCAGATATTCCTAAAACAACGATGATATTGGAGCGCCAATATCACGTGACAGATTATTCCGTTCAGGATGAGCAAACGATATGGATCTATGATGTTGATTTGAATATGGGGGAAATCAATAAAACTCTTATTATGCAAGATATAACGGTAATCAGTTCTGGAATTCGTAATGATACATTAGAAGATTATTTTAAAAAGATCACAGGAGGTGAGGGAATTGCTTAA
- the trmD gene encoding tRNA (guanosine(37)-N1)-methyltransferase TrmD, producing the protein MHFYIMTLFPDMVMNGLNTSITGRAIEKGLLSIDAVNIRDYAYNKHNSVDDYPYGGGAGMLMQAEPVYQTYEAICQKSGKRPRVVYLSPQGRTFCQTMAEEYAREEELVLLCGHYEGIDERVLEEIVTDYVSIGDYVLTGGELPAMIMVDAISRLVPGVLHNDVSAEFESFQDNLLEYPQYSRPEIWHEKQVPQVLLSGHHANIEAWRREQSIIRTAKNRPDLLEKANLTEKELEIAKKSLAID; encoded by the coding sequence ATGCATTTTTATATTATGACGTTATTTCCTGACATGGTAATGAATGGCCTGAACACCAGCATTACCGGCAGGGCGATAGAAAAGGGCCTGCTTAGCATTGACGCGGTTAATATAAGAGATTATGCGTATAATAAGCACAACAGCGTGGACGACTATCCCTATGGAGGCGGGGCCGGGATGCTGATGCAGGCGGAGCCGGTCTATCAGACCTATGAGGCAATCTGCCAGAAAAGCGGGAAGCGTCCGCGAGTCGTGTATCTGTCGCCCCAGGGCAGGACGTTCTGCCAGACGATGGCCGAGGAGTATGCCAGGGAAGAAGAACTGGTGCTATTGTGCGGACATTACGAAGGCATCGACGAGAGGGTACTGGAAGAGATCGTGACAGATTATGTGTCCATAGGCGATTATGTGCTGACCGGAGGCGAGTTGCCTGCAATGATCATGGTAGATGCCATCTCAAGGCTGGTGCCCGGCGTGCTGCATAATGATGTGTCCGCAGAGTTCGAAAGCTTCCAGGACAATCTGCTGGAGTATCCCCAGTATTCGAGGCCGGAGATATGGCATGAGAAGCAGGTGCCTCAGGTGCTTCTCTCCGGGCATCATGCCAACATCGAAGCATGGAGAAGGGAACAGTCCATCATACGCACGGCAAAGAACCGGCCGGATCTGCTTGAAAAGGCGAATCTGACGGAGAAAGAACTGGAAATTGCCAAGAAAAGTCTTGCAATAGATTGA
- the pgeF gene encoding peptidoglycan editing factor PgeF has protein sequence MRLGLTYKNEEHIFDENVVNGVPYLSYPLLEETGAVKHGFSTKLGGVSTGSCATMNISTTRGDDPEAVAENRRRIGAAIGVRPEDMTYTHQTHTTNVAVVRAEDRGRRFLETDGMVTNVPGICLVTFYADCVPLFLVDPVKKAIGLSHSGWRGTVGKMGKVTVQAMMREYGSRPEDIVAAIGPSICQDCYEVSEDVIDRFRDSFNEAVWPKLFYRKENGKYQLDLWRANEEVFLETGIRRENLAVTNLCTHCNQEVLFSHRATGEKRGNLSAFLALK, from the coding sequence ATGAGATTAGGCTTAACCTATAAGAATGAGGAACATATATTTGACGAGAATGTGGTAAATGGGGTTCCATACCTTTCCTACCCGCTGCTTGAGGAAACCGGCGCAGTAAAGCATGGGTTTTCGACGAAACTGGGAGGAGTCAGCACAGGCAGCTGTGCCACCATGAACATCAGCACCACCAGGGGCGACGACCCTGAGGCGGTGGCTGAGAATCGGCGCAGAATCGGGGCGGCCATCGGCGTGCGGCCGGAGGATATGACCTACACGCATCAGACACACACCACCAATGTGGCAGTCGTCCGGGCAGAAGACAGAGGGCGGAGGTTTCTGGAAACGGACGGCATGGTGACCAATGTGCCGGGGATCTGCCTGGTAACCTTCTATGCGGACTGCGTGCCGCTCTTTCTGGTGGATCCGGTAAAAAAGGCCATTGGCCTGAGCCATTCCGGATGGAGAGGAACGGTGGGCAAGATGGGAAAGGTCACCGTGCAGGCTATGATGAGGGAATATGGCTCAAGGCCGGAAGATATCGTTGCAGCCATCGGCCCCTCCATCTGTCAGGACTGCTATGAGGTCAGCGAGGATGTAATCGACAGATTCCGAGACAGCTTTAATGAGGCGGTCTGGCCCAAACTGTTCTATAGAAAAGAAAATGGAAAGTACCAGCTGGACCTGTGGCGGGCCAACGAAGAGGTATTTCTGGAAACGGGAATCCGCAGAGAGAATCTCGCGGTTACCAACCTGTGCACCCATTGCAATCAGGAGGTGCTGTTCTCGCACCGGGCTACAGGAGAGAAGAGGGGCAATCTTAGCGCATTTCTTGCCTTAAAGTAG
- the rplS gene encoding 50S ribosomal protein L19 codes for MNDIIKNIEAEQLKEQAPEFHVGDTVKVYGKIKEGARERIQVFEGTVLKRQGGGARETFTVRKNSNGIGVEKTWPVHSPNVERVEVVRRGKVRRAKLNYLRDRVGKRAKVKELVK; via the coding sequence ATGAACGATATTATTAAGAATATTGAAGCCGAGCAGTTAAAAGAGCAGGCTCCGGAGTTCCATGTTGGAGATACGGTAAAGGTATACGGAAAGATCAAAGAAGGCGCTCGCGAGAGAATCCAGGTATTTGAGGGAACCGTACTGAAGAGACAGGGCGGCGGAGCAAGAGAGACATTTACCGTAAGAAAGAATTCTAACGGAATCGGTGTTGAGAAGACTTGGCCGGTACACTCACCAAATGTTGAGAGAGTCGAAGTAGTTAGAAGAGGTAAGGTAAGAAGAGCGAAACTGAACTACTTAAGAGACCGTGTCGGCAAGAGAGCCAAAGTAAAAGAATTAGTAAAATAA
- a CDS encoding response regulator transcription factor, whose translation MNRVLIIDDDKELCALMKKCIEQENLTALVAYCGAEGLRLVDENKDDRSLTLIILDIMLPDIDGFQVLKKIREGNNLPILMLTAKNSEDDKVSGLRLGADDYLTKPFSINELMARVNSLIRRYTALNPTFSVETECLALKGMTIDKADRIVKVNDVPVELTSREFDLLAFLASNKGRIFTKKQIYTQVWENEYAFDDSNIMSFISKLRKKIEPDPDNPFYILTVRGVGYRFNKEA comes from the coding sequence ATGAATCGGGTTTTAATCATTGATGATGATAAAGAACTTTGTGCTTTAATGAAAAAATGTATCGAGCAAGAAAATTTAACCGCTTTAGTAGCATATTGCGGGGCCGAGGGGTTGCGCCTCGTTGATGAAAATAAAGATGACCGTTCTCTTACTCTTATAATTTTAGACATCATGCTGCCAGATATAGACGGGTTTCAAGTTCTGAAAAAAATCAGGGAAGGAAATAACCTCCCCATACTTATGCTGACAGCCAAAAACAGCGAAGATGATAAAGTTTCCGGACTGCGGCTAGGCGCAGACGATTATCTGACTAAGCCTTTTAGCATCAATGAACTTATGGCACGTGTCAATTCTCTAATTCGGCGCTACACGGCATTAAATCCAACTTTTTCTGTAGAAACAGAGTGTCTGGCGTTAAAAGGCATGACGATCGACAAGGCAGATCGGATTGTTAAAGTGAATGATGTCCCTGTTGAACTTACCAGCAGGGAATTTGATTTGCTGGCCTTCCTTGCTTCCAACAAAGGACGAATCTTTACAAAAAAGCAAATTTATACGCAAGTATGGGAAAATGAGTATGCGTTCGATGATAGCAATATTATGTCTTTTATCAGCAAATTGCGTAAAAAGATTGAGCCAGACCCTGACAATCCGTTTTATATTTTGACAGTCCGGGGCGTTGGCTATCGTTTTAACAAGGAGGCTTAA
- the lepB gene encoding signal peptidase I: MARRTREETKERSIFRELGGWLLYILIIIGLTYLIITFVGQRTRVSGSSMETTLSNGDNLIVDKLTYHFKEPKRYDIIVFPYKYEENTYYIKRIIGLPGETVQVIDGYTYINGEQLAGDIYGAEVMESAGIAAEPITLGEDEYFVLGDNRNHSSDSRDPSVGILKRKDLMGRAWIRIYPFDKMGVIKHE, translated from the coding sequence ATGGCAAGACGCACAAGAGAAGAGACGAAAGAAAGAAGCATTTTCCGGGAACTGGGAGGATGGCTTCTATATATACTGATTATCATTGGCCTTACTTACTTGATTATCACTTTTGTAGGGCAGAGAACAAGAGTCAGCGGCTCATCCATGGAGACGACGCTGAGCAATGGAGACAACTTGATCGTAGATAAGCTGACCTATCATTTCAAGGAGCCGAAGCGGTATGATATTATCGTATTTCCTTATAAATATGAGGAAAATACATACTATATCAAGCGCATCATCGGACTTCCTGGAGAGACGGTCCAGGTGATCGACGGGTATACGTATATCAATGGGGAACAGCTTGCAGGCGACATTTATGGCGCGGAAGTAATGGAGTCGGCGGGAATTGCTGCCGAGCCGATCACCCTGGGAGAGGATGAGTATTTTGTCCTGGGGGACAACCGGAACCACAGTTCTGACAGCCGGGATCCAAGCGTAGGAATTCTGAAGAGGAAGGACCTGATGGGAAGAGCCTGGATCCGCATCTATCCATTTGATAAAATGGGAGTGATCAAGCATGAATAA
- a CDS encoding ribonuclease HII, which produces MNKREEERLRKQQERLEKERARTEAMSVYEKEYGACQYICGIDEVGRGPLAGPVVAGAVILPKDNPILYLNDSKKLSEKKREALYEEIMERAVATGIGIVGPARIDEINILQATYEAMRMAISNLKVQPDILLNDAVTIPQVAIPQVPIIKGDAKSVSIAAASIIAKVTRDRLMVEYDQVLPGYDFASNKGYGTKAHIAGIRELGPSPIHRATFIKNFV; this is translated from the coding sequence ATGAATAAACGGGAAGAGGAAAGGCTTAGAAAGCAGCAGGAGAGGCTGGAAAAGGAACGGGCGCGCACCGAGGCTATGAGCGTATATGAGAAGGAATACGGGGCGTGCCAGTATATATGCGGAATTGATGAAGTAGGCAGGGGGCCGCTTGCAGGGCCAGTTGTGGCAGGCGCGGTGATCCTGCCTAAAGACAATCCGATCCTGTATCTGAATGATTCCAAGAAACTCTCGGAAAAGAAGCGGGAGGCGCTGTATGAGGAGATTATGGAGAGGGCGGTTGCCACAGGCATCGGCATCGTAGGACCGGCCAGGATCGATGAGATCAATATCCTGCAGGCCACATATGAGGCAATGCGCATGGCGATCTCCAATCTTAAGGTGCAGCCGGATATCCTGCTGAATGATGCCGTTACCATCCCGCAGGTGGCCATCCCGCAAGTCCCGATCATCAAGGGAGATGCCAAAAGCGTTTCCATAGCGGCGGCCAGCATTATCGCAAAAGTAACCAGGGACAGGCTGATGGTAGAATATGACCAGGTGCTGCCGGGCTACGACTTTGCCAGCAATAAGGGATATGGGACAAAGGCGCACATTGCGGGAATTAGGGAATTGGGGCCCTCCCCGATCCACAGGGCTACATTTATTAAGAACTTTGTATAG
- a CDS encoding mechanosensitive ion channel family protein gives MTTETTNEVTEVTQQTVKEVSRFAQYIQDNIPTLIGFGIRVLLALVFFFIGRILIKWIRKIVRRSIERSSADKGVEQFVDSVLKFALYFLLIFSIASKFGVDTTSVAALIASGGVAIGLALQGSLSNFAGGVLILLLKPFEVGDYIIEDSNGKEGTVKEIQIFYTKLSTIDNKTIVIPNGMLTNNSLTNATAKDERRLDLKLSISYSADLKKAKMLIENIIRQDESILKDDEIVVFVDDLSDSAVVIGARAWVKNEEFWPTRWRLLETIKLTLDEHGVEIPYPQLTVHMPKGN, from the coding sequence ATGACAACAGAGACGACCAACGAAGTTACCGAAGTGACCCAGCAGACGGTGAAAGAAGTCAGCCGTTTTGCCCAATATATACAAGACAATATCCCGACGCTGATCGGCTTTGGAATCCGGGTTCTTCTGGCCCTGGTATTCTTCTTTATCGGCCGGATCCTGATCAAATGGATCCGCAAGATCGTAAGGCGTTCCATCGAGAGGTCCAGCGCGGATAAAGGCGTGGAGCAGTTCGTAGATTCCGTGTTAAAATTCGCGCTGTACTTTCTGCTTATCTTCAGCATTGCATCCAAATTTGGCGTAGATACCACATCCGTGGCGGCATTGATCGCATCCGGCGGCGTGGCGATCGGCCTTGCCCTCCAAGGAAGCCTGTCTAACTTTGCCGGCGGAGTGCTGATCCTTCTGTTGAAGCCATTTGAAGTGGGAGATTACATCATTGAGGATTCCAACGGAAAGGAAGGAACCGTTAAGGAAATTCAGATATTTTATACTAAACTCAGCACCATTGACAACAAGACGATCGTGATACCGAACGGAATGCTGACCAACAACAGCCTTACCAATGCCACGGCAAAGGATGAGAGGCGGCTGGACCTGAAACTATCCATTTCCTACAGCGCGGATCTTAAAAAGGCGAAGATGCTGATTGAAAATATTATACGCCAGGATGAGAGCATCCTGAAAGATGATGAGATCGTGGTGTTTGTGGATGATCTGTCAGACAGCGCCGTCGTGATCGGCGCCAGGGCATGGGTGAAGAACGAGGAATTCTGGCCTACCAGATGGCGGCTTTTGGAGACCATCAAGCTGACGCTTGACGAGCATGGCGTGGAGATACCATATCCGCAGCTGACGGTCCATATGCCTAAAGGAAATTGA
- a CDS encoding sensor histidine kinase, translating into MAINHYLLAGLVSALAIILYLALKLYHVREQIAFIKDVLEDLKKGNLNRRILTHKKDMARQICYDINQIAINSQSQLIRQKQSEQAYKRLMTSLSHDVKTPLASLVGYLEAIESQIVIGEEKDAYIHVAFEKSQHLKHFVEDLFEWVKLDSGEQAFHFEKTDLNELSRNILADWVSVLEGCHFKYEIDIPEKECFIRIDANAYTRIINNLLQNIIVHSEGDEVMLRVLDDQQQVQVIIKDNGKGIPSDHLPHIFERLYQCDDSRSATGNGLGLAIAKELVHIHKGTIVADSTPGAGTEFIISLPKAL; encoded by the coding sequence ATGGCCATCAATCATTATCTTCTTGCAGGCCTTGTGTCTGCCCTGGCTATCATCCTGTATCTTGCCTTGAAGCTATACCACGTCCGGGAACAGATTGCATTTATCAAAGACGTATTGGAAGATTTAAAAAAAGGGAACTTAAACAGACGTATTCTGACACACAAAAAAGACATGGCAAGGCAAATCTGTTATGACATAAATCAAATCGCAATAAACAGCCAGTCACAGCTTATTCGCCAAAAGCAATCAGAACAGGCGTACAAACGATTAATGACAAGCCTTTCTCATGATGTTAAAACCCCTCTTGCTTCTTTGGTTGGATATCTGGAGGCCATTGAAAGCCAGATTGTGATTGGAGAAGAAAAAGACGCATATATCCATGTTGCATTTGAAAAATCCCAACACCTGAAACATTTTGTAGAAGATTTGTTTGAATGGGTAAAATTAGACTCAGGAGAACAGGCTTTCCATTTCGAAAAAACCGATTTGAATGAACTGTCCCGCAATATACTGGCTGATTGGGTTTCTGTCTTAGAAGGCTGTCATTTTAAATATGAAATTGACATCCCCGAGAAAGAGTGTTTCATACGCATTGACGCAAACGCATATACCCGTATCATCAACAATCTGCTGCAAAATATTATTGTTCATAGTGAGGGCGATGAAGTCATGCTGCGCGTTCTGGACGATCAGCAGCAAGTACAAGTCATAATCAAAGATAACGGGAAGGGTATTCCTTCTGATCATCTTCCACATATCTTTGAGAGATTATATCAATGTGATGATTCACGTTCTGCTACAGGAAATGGATTGGGGCTTGCAATTGCAAAAGAACTTGTCCACATACACAAAGGAACTATTGTCGCAGACAGTACCCCTGGCGCTGGAACAGAATTTATCATATCCTTACCGAAAGCCCTGTAG
- the lepB gene encoding signal peptidase I, whose amino-acid sequence MRRRRKGLGFSRPRRKRIRINLEYLPAVGIWIFKIAIVCLLAFVAVWYFGQRVSTVGDSMNPVLHNGDVVLVNRIVYNATTPKRGDIIVFKPKGNENAHYYIKRIVGLPGETVEIIENRIYIDGEKLEEDYKTTDIDDVGIANEKIHLAGDEYFVLGDDRQNSEDSRNADVGNVKREYIYGKAWLTISPKKDFGLIR is encoded by the coding sequence ATGAGACGAAGACGAAAGGGCCTGGGATTTTCAAGGCCAAGAAGAAAAAGAATCCGCATCAACCTTGAATATCTTCCGGCTGTCGGAATCTGGATATTCAAGATTGCCATCGTATGCCTTCTGGCTTTCGTGGCTGTCTGGTATTTCGGCCAGAGAGTCAGCACCGTAGGGGATTCTATGAACCCGGTGCTTCATAATGGCGATGTCGTCCTTGTGAACCGTATCGTATACAATGCCACGACTCCCAAAAGAGGCGATATTATCGTATTCAAGCCCAAAGGGAATGAAAATGCCCACTATTACATCAAAAGAATCGTAGGGCTTCCGGGAGAGACGGTTGAGATTATCGAGAACCGGATCTATATTGACGGGGAGAAGCTGGAAGAGGATTATAAGACGACGGATATAGACGATGTGGGAATTGCCAATGAGAAGATACATCTGGCAGGAGATGAGTATTTTGTGCTGGGGGATGACCGCCAGAATAGCGAGGACAGCAGGAATGCGGATGTGGGCAATGTAAAGCGGGAGTATATATATGGGAAAGCATGGCTTACCATATCCCCGAAGAAAGATTTTGGATTGATTAGATAA
- a CDS encoding YraN family protein, with protein MGYNTRKIGTEYERKAGAYLEAKGYVIQEYNFRCRMGEIDIIARDGKCLVFCEVKYRSGPGSGHPAEAVDEKKQRIISKCALYYLAAKGLQGIECRFDVVSIEGDEITLYKNAFDYIG; from the coding sequence ATGGGATACAATACACGAAAGATCGGCACAGAATATGAAAGAAAGGCCGGCGCTTACCTGGAAGCCAAAGGATATGTAATACAGGAGTATAACTTCCGGTGCAGGATGGGCGAGATTGACATTATAGCAAGAGACGGAAAATGCCTCGTATTCTGCGAGGTAAAATACCGCAGCGGCCCGGGAAGCGGACATCCGGCAGAGGCCGTGGATGAAAAGAAGCAGAGAATCATCTCAAAATGCGCCCTGTACTACCTTGCCGCTAAGGGACTTCAGGGAATCGAATGCCGTTTTGACGTGGTCAGCATAGAAGGAGACGAGATCACTTTATACAAGAACGCGTTTGACTATATTGGCTAG